In Leptospira kirschneri serovar Cynopteri str. 3522 CT, one DNA window encodes the following:
- a CDS encoding thiol-disulfide oxidoreductase DCC family protein — MQSEVFKDPIVFFDGICNLCNSVVLFFLDRNEKRNLKFSSLQSTAAERILGKKVSLNDSPSSVLFLEEGILYQKSNAILKISVHLCFPWNLLPLFKWVPSCLRDCIYDWIARNRYRWFGRLETCRIPDPSLKHRFLDD; from the coding sequence ATGCAATCTGAAGTTTTTAAAGATCCAATTGTATTTTTTGATGGAATATGCAATCTTTGTAATTCTGTTGTTTTGTTTTTTCTGGATCGAAATGAAAAGAGGAATTTAAAATTTTCGAGTTTACAGTCTACGGCTGCGGAACGAATTCTTGGAAAAAAAGTAAGCCTGAATGATTCTCCTTCTTCGGTTTTATTTCTGGAAGAGGGAATCCTTTATCAAAAATCGAATGCGATTTTAAAGATTAGCGTTCATCTTTGTTTTCCTTGGAATCTCCTTCCTTTATTTAAATGGGTTCCGAGTTGTTTGCGTGATTGTATTTATGATTGGATTGCAAGAAATCGTTATCGTTGGTTCGGAAGATTGGAAACTTGTAGGATACCGGACCCAAGTTTAAAACATAGATTTTTAGATGACTGA